Sequence from the Nocardioides exalbidus genome:
CCACGGCCGCGAGGCCGAGATCGACCTGCTCACCGTCCACGGCATCCTCCACCTCCTCGGCTACGACCACGCCGAGCCGGAGGAGCACGCGGTGATGTTCGGGCTGCAGGGCGAGCTGCTGGAGAAGTGGCGCGCCGCCCCTGAGACCGCCTGATGTCCGCCGACATCTGGCAGCTCGGCTCCGCCGCGCTGCTCGTCTGGCTCGCCGGCATGTTCTCGGCCGCCGACGCCGCCCTGAGCAGCTTCTCGCGCGCCCGTGCCGAGGAGCTGAAGGCCGAGGGTCGCGCCGGCGCCGCGCGTCTGGTGATGATCCTCGACGACCCCGCGCGCTACCTCAACACCGCGCTGCTGCTCCGCCTGCTGTGCGAGATCAGCGCGATCGTGCTGGTCAGCACGTGGGCCCGCGACGTCTACCACGACGCGCTCGTGCCGAGCGTGCTCACCACGATCGCCGTCATGCTGGTCGTGTCGTTCGTCGTGATCGGTGTCGCCCCCCGCACCCTGGGGCGCCAGCACGACGTGAAGGTCGCGCTCATCTCCGCAGGCCCGCTGTCGCTCGTCACCACGATCCTGGGCCCGATCCCCGCGCTGCTGATCCTGCTCGGCAACGCGATCACGCCCGGCAAGGGCTTCAGCGAGGGACCGTTCTCGACCGAGACCGAGCTGCGCGAGCTCGTCGACCTCGCCGAGGCCTCGGCGGTCATCGAGTCGGGCGAGCGGAGGATGATCCACTCCGTCTTCGAGCTCGGCGACACGATCACCCGTGAGGTGATGGTCCCGCGCCCCGACATGGTCTACATCGAGCGCCACAAGAACATCCGCCAGACGCTCTCGCTGTTCCTGCGCAGCGGCTACTCCCGCATCCCCGTCGTCGACGACAACCTCGACGACATCGTGGGCATGGCCTACCTCAAGGACCTCGTCCGCCGCGACTTCGAGGCGCCCGACGTGGAGTTCACCCAGCGCGTCGACGAGGTCATGCGCCCGGTGCACTACGTGCCGGACTCCAAGCCGGCCGACGCCCTGCTCACCGAGCTCCAGGCCCGCCGCCAGCACATCGCGATCGTCGTCGACGAGTACGGCGGCACGGCCGGCCTGATCACGATCGAGGACGTCCTCGAGGAGATCGTCGGCGAGATCACGGACGAGTACGACGCCGAGGAGGTCGAGGTCGAGCACGTGCCGGGCGGCGCGATCCGGGTCTCCTCGCGCTACCCGGTCGACGACCTCGACGAGATCGTCGGCTTCCCGGTCGAGGACGACGACGTCGACAGCGTGGGCGGGCTGATGGCCAAGCACCTCGGCAAGGTCCCGATCCCGGGGTCCGTCGTGGAGTGCCACGGCCTCCGCCTCGAGGCCGAGCGCGCCACCGGTCGCCGCAACAAGATCGAGACGGTGCTCGTCACGGTGCTCGCCGACGAGCACGGCGCCGACGACGGCGAGGAGAGCCAGGTCCCGGCCGCCGGCCGCTGACCCACGGCGTCCTGCCGCAGCCGGCGGGCGATGTCTACACTCTCGCCATGACTGACCTGTCAGCCGACCTCGACGCCGAGGACGCGAAGCTGGTGACCCTGGCTCGCGCGACCCGGACCCGTGCTCGCGCCCGCGAGGGAGCCGCCGTCCGCGACCTCGACGGACGGACCTACGCCGCCGCCAGCATCCGCCTGCCCCACCTGCGGCTGTCCGGCCTCGAGGTGTGCGTCGCGATGGCCATCTCGTCGGGCTCGACGGGCCTCGAGGCGGCGGTCGTGCTGACCGACGGCGACTTCGTCGACGTCAAGGCGACCAGCGACTTCGCCGGCCCCGGCGTGCCGGTGCTGATCGGCGACGCCGACGGGGCGATCCACACGAGGCAGACGACCCGCGCCGTCTGACACCGGGTGGTTGTGCAGGGCAACCAATGTGACCTACGAGATAGTCCCTCGCGCGCGGCCGCAGACGTCGCTAGCGTGCTGATGTGCGCACACCTGTGGGTTGGGAGGAGCACGCCGCTGGGGTGGCGAGGCTCGAGAGGTCATACGCGGCGCTGCCCGAGGGCGCGCCGGTCCGGCTGGCGAAGAAGACCAGCAACCTCTTCCGGGGACGTGCGGAGCTCGGCGCCGGCCTCGACGTCTCCGGCCTGACGGGCGTCATCGAGGTGGACGGCGACGTCGCCGAGGTGCAGGGCATGTGCACCTACGAGCACCTCGTCGAGGTCACCCTCGCCCACGGCCGCATCCCGCTCGTGGTGCCCCAGCTCAAGACCATCACCCTGGGCGGTGCGGTCACCGGCCTCGGCATCGAGTCGACGAGCTTTCGCAACGGCCTCCCGCACGAGTCCGTCCTCGAGATGGACGTGATGACCGGCTCCGGCGAGATCGTCACCACCAAGCCGGGCGACGACCTCTTCGACGCCTTCCCGAACTCCTACGGCTCGCTCGGCTACGCGACGCGGTTGCGCATCGAGCTCGAGCCCGTCCCGGCCTACGCCGCCCTCCGGCACGTGCGCTTCGACGACCCCGCCGCGCTGGCCGACGCCGTGACGCGGATCGTCGACTCGGGGGAGTGGGACGGTCAGCAGGTCGACGGCCTCGACGGCGTCGCGTTCTCGCCCGACGAGCTCTACCTCACGCTCGCCCGCTGGACCGACGAGCCCGGCCCGACCAGCGACTACACCGGCCAGCAGGTCTTCTACCGCTCGCTCCAGCAGCGCTCGACCGACCGCCTCACCGTCCACGACTACATCTGGCGCTGGGACACCGACTGGTTCTGGTGCTCGCGCGCGTTCGGCGCCCAGCACCCGCTCGTACGACGCGTGTGGCCCCGCCGGCTGCGCCGCTCCGACGTCTACTGGAAGCTCGTCGCGCTCGACCGGAGGTTCGGCATCGGCGACCGGCTCGACCGGCGCGCCGGCCGCCCCCGCGGCGAGCGCGTCGTCCAGGACGTCGAGGTGCCCGTCGACCGGCTGGCCGAGTTCCTCGGCTGGTTCGACCGCGAGGTCGGGATGCGCCCGGTGTGGCTGTGCCCGCTCCAGGTGCGTCGCGAGGGTGGGGAGCGGCCGTGGCCGGGCTACCCGCTGACGGCCGGGGAGACCTACGTCAACGTCGGCTTCTGGGGCGTCGTCAACGTCGGCCCCGACGCCCCGACGTCCCCGCGCAACCGCGCGATCGAGGCCGAGGTCACCGAGCTCGGCGGCCACAAGAGCCTCTACTCCGACGCGTTCTACGACCGCGCGGAGTTCGACCGCCTCTACGACGGGCCGAACCTGGCCCGGGTGAAGGCGATCCACGATCCCGACGACCGACTGACGTCCCTCTACGACAAGGTGGTGCAGCAACGATGAGCCTTGGCTCGACCCCGAAGAACGGTGCGACGAACAAGATGTCCATCAGCGACGCGATGGACCGGCTGGTGAGGGGCGGCCTGCCCGTCCGCTTCACCGCCTACGACGGCAGCAGCGCCGGCCCGCCCGACGCCCGGATCGGTCTCCACCTCAAGAACGAGCGCGGCCTGGCCTACCTGATGACGGCTCCCGGCGACCTCGGCATGGCACGCGCCTACGTCAGCGGCGACCTCGACCTCTCCGGCGTGGACCCGGCCGACCCCTACGACGCGATGACGCTGCTCAAGGACCACACCAAGTTCCGGATGCCGACGCCCTCGGAGGGCATCGCGATCGCGCGCAGCCTCGGGCTGTCGCACCTGCGACCGCCGGCCCCGCCGCCCCAGGAGCACCTGCCCCGCTGGCGCCGTGCGGTCGAGGGCCTGCGCCACTCGATGTCGCGCGACGCCGAGGTGATCTCGCACCACTACGACGTCTCCAACCGCTTCTACGAGATGGTGCTCGGCCCGTCGATGGCCTACACCTGCGCGCTCTACGAGACCCCGGACGCGACGCTCGAGGAGGCGCAGTTCGCCAAGTTCGACCTCGTCGCCCGCAAGCTCAACCTGCAGCCCGGGCAGACCCTGCTCGACGTCGGCTGCGGCTGGGGCTCGATGGTCCGCCACGCCGCGCGCGAGTACGGCGTCAAGGCGCTCGGTGTGACGCTCTCGCTCGAGCAGGCCCAGTGGGCCAAGGAGGCGATCGACCGCGAGGGCCTCGGTGACCTCGCCGAGGTGCGCCACATGGACTACCGCGACGTGGTCGAGGGCGACTTCGACGCGATCAGCTCCATCGGGCTGCTCGAGCACATCGGCGTGCGCAACTACCCGTCGTACTTCTCGCACCTGCGCGACCGCCTCAAGCCGGGCGGCCGCCTGCTCAACCACTGCATCACCCGCGCCCACAACAAGCACACCGAGACCGGCGCGTTCATCGACCGCTACGTGTTCCCGGACGGCGAGCTGATCGGCTCCGGCACGATCATCTCCGCCGCGCAGGACCAGGGCCTCGAGGTGCAGCACAGCGAGAACCTCCGCCTCCACTACGCCGCGACGCTCCGCGACTGGAACAAGAACCTGGTCGACAACTGGGACGAGTGCGTGAAGGAGGTCGGCGAGGGGACCGCGCGCGTGTGGGGCCTCTACATCGCCGGCTCGCGGGTCGGCTTCGAGCGCGACGAGATCGAGCTGCACCAGGTGCTCGCGACGCGCAACGATGACCACGGGGTCTCCGGCTTCCCGATGCGGCCCGACTGGAAGGCCTGACTGCACGGGCTCGCGGGCATCGCCGATACCGTGGGCCCGTGAGCACCCGCGCAGCGCAGTTCCAGGCGACCGTACGACGCCGCGAACCGCTGTCGGACCACCTCGTGCGGCTGACCCTGGACGGGCTCGACGACTTCACCTCCACCGGGATCCCGGACGAGTGGGTGGGGCTCGTCGTGCCCGGCCAGTTCCAGAGCCGC
This genomic interval carries:
- a CDS encoding hemolysin family protein produces the protein MSADIWQLGSAALLVWLAGMFSAADAALSSFSRARAEELKAEGRAGAARLVMILDDPARYLNTALLLRLLCEISAIVLVSTWARDVYHDALVPSVLTTIAVMLVVSFVVIGVAPRTLGRQHDVKVALISAGPLSLVTTILGPIPALLILLGNAITPGKGFSEGPFSTETELRELVDLAEASAVIESGERRMIHSVFELGDTITREVMVPRPDMVYIERHKNIRQTLSLFLRSGYSRIPVVDDNLDDIVGMAYLKDLVRRDFEAPDVEFTQRVDEVMRPVHYVPDSKPADALLTELQARRQHIAIVVDEYGGTAGLITIEDVLEEIVGEITDEYDAEEVEVEHVPGGAIRVSSRYPVDDLDEIVGFPVEDDDVDSVGGLMAKHLGKVPIPGSVVECHGLRLEAERATGRRNKIETVLVTVLADEHGADDGEESQVPAAGR
- a CDS encoding cytidine deaminase; this encodes MTDLSADLDAEDAKLVTLARATRTRARAREGAAVRDLDGRTYAAASIRLPHLRLSGLEVCVAMAISSGSTGLEAAVVLTDGDFVDVKATSDFAGPGVPVLIGDADGAIHTRQTTRAV
- a CDS encoding FAD-binding oxidoreductase, giving the protein MRTPVGWEEHAAGVARLERSYAALPEGAPVRLAKKTSNLFRGRAELGAGLDVSGLTGVIEVDGDVAEVQGMCTYEHLVEVTLAHGRIPLVVPQLKTITLGGAVTGLGIESTSFRNGLPHESVLEMDVMTGSGEIVTTKPGDDLFDAFPNSYGSLGYATRLRIELEPVPAYAALRHVRFDDPAALADAVTRIVDSGEWDGQQVDGLDGVAFSPDELYLTLARWTDEPGPTSDYTGQQVFYRSLQQRSTDRLTVHDYIWRWDTDWFWCSRAFGAQHPLVRRVWPRRLRRSDVYWKLVALDRRFGIGDRLDRRAGRPRGERVVQDVEVPVDRLAEFLGWFDREVGMRPVWLCPLQVRREGGERPWPGYPLTAGETYVNVGFWGVVNVGPDAPTSPRNRAIEAEVTELGGHKSLYSDAFYDRAEFDRLYDGPNLARVKAIHDPDDRLTSLYDKVVQQR
- a CDS encoding SAM-dependent methyltransferase — encoded protein: MSLGSTPKNGATNKMSISDAMDRLVRGGLPVRFTAYDGSSAGPPDARIGLHLKNERGLAYLMTAPGDLGMARAYVSGDLDLSGVDPADPYDAMTLLKDHTKFRMPTPSEGIAIARSLGLSHLRPPAPPPQEHLPRWRRAVEGLRHSMSRDAEVISHHYDVSNRFYEMVLGPSMAYTCALYETPDATLEEAQFAKFDLVARKLNLQPGQTLLDVGCGWGSMVRHAAREYGVKALGVTLSLEQAQWAKEAIDREGLGDLAEVRHMDYRDVVEGDFDAISSIGLLEHIGVRNYPSYFSHLRDRLKPGGRLLNHCITRAHNKHTETGAFIDRYVFPDGELIGSGTIISAAQDQGLEVQHSENLRLHYAATLRDWNKNLVDNWDECVKEVGEGTARVWGLYIAGSRVGFERDEIELHQVLATRNDDHGVSGFPMRPDWKA